The following are encoded together in the Candida orthopsilosis Co 90-125, chromosome 5 draft sequence genome:
- a CDS encoding Myo5 Class I myosin yields the protein MAIVKRGGRSKAKQQQAPAKVNGSSAGGIKKAEFDVTKKKEVGVSDLTLLSKITDEAINDNLHKRFMNDTIYTYIGHVLISVNPFRDLGIYTMETLNKYKGRNRLEVPPHVFAIAESMYYHLKSYGENQCVIISGESGAGKTEAAKQIMQYIANVSVDSGNAEITKIKDMVLATNPLLESFGCAKTLRNNNSSRHGKYLEIKFSEGSYQPVAAHITNYLLEKQRVVSQITNERNFHIFYQFTKHCPPQYQQQFGIQGPETYVYTSAAKCISVDGIDDGKDFKDTLNAMNVIGLSQEEQDNIFRMLASILWIGNISFVEDESGNAAIRDDSVTNFVAYLLDVNPEILKKAIIERTIETSHGMKRGSTYHVPLNIVQATAVRDALAKGIYNNLFDWIVERVNLSLGGKENQSNKSIGILDIYGFEIFEHNSFEQVCINYVNEKLQQIFIQLTLKAEQDEYVQEQIKWTPIDYFNNKVVCDLIEATRPQPGLFAALNDSIKTAHADSDAADQVFAQRLSMVGANNRHFEDRRGKFIIKHYAGDVTYDVAGMTDKNKDGILRDLLELLGTSSNPFVNQTLFPPELLNALIDTKKRPPTASDKIKTSANALVDTLSQCTPSYIRTIKPNQTKKPRDYDNQQVLHQIKYLGLKENVRIRRAGFAYRSTFQRFVQRFYLLSPATGYAGDYIWQGDDLTAVKEILRSCHIPQSEYQLGTTKVFIKTPETLFALEDMRDKYWHNMAARIQRAWRRYVKRKEDAAKVIQNAWRMKTHGNQYEQLRDYGNTLLQGRKERRRLSMLGSRAFMGDYLGCNDKSGYGRFVINQAGIKDHVVFSGKGEILLSKFGRSSKRLPRIFILSKTSLYVVAEALVEKRLQLQKEFVIPINSIKSVGLSTNQDNWVAVCLHTPTAMVPDIFINLDLKTEFITHLKKLNPGLSIVIGPTIQYQKKPGKYHTVKSVAGSGPQIPPRSDLYKSGTITVNQGLPASSKNPKRPRGASGKVDYSQYYNRGSRTGTSSYQSRPAGTQPVKPSYSQPAPTQHQYQNSAPTQPKPRPVHATSPTATHTRNQSHDGPSLQVAAAQAALGQGQYNNNRTQPAQPTSPRRSPAPSRPAKKVAPPPPTKKATSPPPKKNVAPPPPPPPPALSKPKFPTYKAMFDYDGSVPGSVALTKDTIYYVTQVNGKWGLVKTMDETQEGWSPIDYLQECSSNANNVYSNSNTSAPSNPVSTASSNTNTTQATTASSGSLGNGLADALKAKKTEETSLAGSLADALRKRQGATRDDSDVEEEEDDDW from the coding sequence ATGGCGATAGTAAAGAGGGGTGGCCGTTCAAAGGctaaacaacaacaagctcCAGCCAAGGTAAATGGGCTGAGTGCAGGAGGTATCAAGAAAGCAGAATTTGACGtcaccaaaaagaaagaggtTGGGGTGTCCGATTTGACGCTTTTGTCAAAGATCACCGACGAGGCAATCAATGATAATTTACACAAGAGGTTTATGAATGACACGATATATACTTATATTGGCCATGTGTTGATTTCAGTCAATCCATTTCGTGATCTCGGAATCTACACGATGGAGACATTGAATAAGTACAAGGGTAGAAATAGGTTAGAGGTTCCGCCACATGTTTTTGCCATTGCTGAATCTATGTACtatcatttgaaatcataTGGAGAGAATCAATGTGTAATAATCTCAGGAGAATCAGGAGCAGGTAAGACAGAGGCAGCAAAGCAGATTATGCAATATATTGCCAATGTATCAGTTGATAGTGGAAATGCCGAGATTACCAAAATTAAAGATATGGTCTTAGCTACAAATCCACTTTTGGAGTCATTTGGATGTGCTAAAACTTTGAGAAATAACAATTCAAGTAGGCATGGTAAATACCTTGAGATTAAATTCAGTGAGGGAAGCTATCAGCCAGTGGCTGCTCATATCACAAACTATCTTTTGGAGAAGCAAAGAGTCGTTTCTCAAATAACCAATGAAAGGAATTTCCATATTTTCTATCAGTTCACCAAACATTGTCCTCCACAATACCAACAGCAATTTGGAATACAAGGACCTGAAACCTATGTTTATACTTCGGCTGCAAAATGTATTTCTGTAGATGGTATTGACGATGGAAAGGATTTCAAAGACACTTTGAATGCAATGAATGTCATTGGTTTAAGTCAAGAAGAGCAAGATAATATATTCAGAATGTTGGCTCTGATATTATGGATCGGTaacatttcttttgtggAGGATGAAAGTGGTAACGCGGCAATTCGTGATGACAGTGTGACCAATTTTGTTGCTTATCTCTTGGATGTTAACCCAGAGATATTAAAAAAAGCCATTATTGAGagaacaattgaaacctCGCATGGTATGAAGAGAGGTTCCACATATCACGTGCCATTGAACATTGTACAAGCTACTGCTGTGCGTGATGCATTGGCGAAAGGTATCtacaacaatttatttgattGGATCGTCGAAAGAGTGAATTTATCATTAGGTGGAAAGGAAAATCAGTCAAACAAATCTATTGGAATTCTCGACATCTACggctttgaaatttttgagcataattcatttgaacaagtttGTATCAACTATgtgaatgaaaaattgcaGCAgattttcatccaattgaCATTAAAGGCTGAACAAGATGAATATGTTCAagaacaaatcaaatggaCTCCTATTGAttacttcaacaacaaggtTGTTTGTGATTTGATCGAAGCTACCCGACCACAGCCAGGGTTATTTGCAGCTTTGAACgattcaatcaaaactGCTCATGCGGATTCAGATGCAGCCGATCAAGTGTTTGCACAAAGATTGAGTATGGTTGGTGCAAACAATCGTCATTTTGAAGATAGACGTGGTAAGTTCATCATTAAACATTATGCAGGTGATGTGACGTATGACGTTGCTGGGATGACtgataaaaataaagatgGAATTTTGCGTGATCTCTTGGAATTGTTGGGAACCTCTCTGAATCCGTTTGTCAATCAAACATTGTTCCCTCCAGAGTTATTAAATGCCTTAATTGATACCAAAAAAAGACCCCCAACTGCTTCCGATAAGATTAAGACTAGTGCAAATGCCTTAGTAGATACGTTATCACAGTGTACTCCTTCATACATTAGAACCAttaaaccaaatcaaaccaAGAAACCACGTGATTACGACAATCAACAGGTTTTgcatcaaatcaaatacttGGGTCTAAAGGAGAATGTTCGTATTAGAAGAGCTGGGTTTGCGTACCGTTCAACTTTCCAAAGATTTGTTCAAAGATTTTATTTATTGTCACCTGCCACAGGTTATGCTGGTGATTATATTTGGCAAGGAGATGATCTTACTGCAGTGAAGGAGATTTTACGCTCTTGTCATATTCCTCAAAGTGAGTACCAATTAGGTACAACAAAGGTTTTTATAAAGACGCCAGAAACGTTATTTGCTTTAGAGGATATGAGAGATAAGTATTGGCATAACATGGCTGCTCGTATTCAAAGAGCCTGGAGAAGATATGTTAAGCGTAAGGAAGATGCAGCTAAGGTTATTCAGAATGCTTGGAGAATGAAAACACATGGAAATCAATACGAGCAATTACGAGACTATGGAAATACTTTATTACAAGGAAGGAAGGAGAGAAGAAGATTGTCGATGCTTGGATCTCGTGCTTTTATGGGAGACTATTTGGGATGTAACGATAAAAGTGGGTATGGAAGATTTGTTATCAATCAAGCAGGAATTAAGGATCATGTGGTATTTTCTGGAAAGGGCGAAATTTTGTTGTCAAAATTTGGAAGGTCATCAAAGAGGTTGCCTCGTATTTTTATATTAAGCAAGACAAGTTTGTATGTTGTGGCAGAGGCGTTGGTGGAGAAGAGAttacaattgcaaaaggaATTTGTTATTCCTATCAACTCCATCAAGAGTGTTGGATTGTCAACTAACCAAGACAATTGGGTTGCTGTATGTTTACATACTCCAACAGCTATGGTTCCTgatatcttcatcaatttggatCTTAAAACTGAATTCATCACgcatttgaagaaattaaacCCAGGGTTGTCAATCGTTATTGGTCCAACTATACAGTATCAAAAGAAACCAGGTAAATATCACACAGTCAAGTCAGTGGCTGGTTCTGGACCACAAATACCTCCAAGGAGTGACCTTTACAAATCCGGAACAATTACCGTTAATCAAGGACTTCCAGCAAGCAGTAAGAATCCTAAACGACCAAGGGGTGCCTCCGGAAAAGTTGATTACAGTCAGTACTATAACAGAGGTTCCCGAACTGGTACTTCAAGTTACCAATCTAGACCAGCAGGTACTCAACCAGTGAAACCATCTTATTCTCAACCAGCACCGACACAACATCAGTATCAAAATTCTGCTCCAACGCAACCTAAACCTCGTCCTGTGCATGCGACATCTCCTACTGCAACTCATACGAGGAACCAATCACATGATGGCCCTTCTTTGCAAGTTGCAGCTGCACAGGCTGCTCTAGGTCAAGGacaatacaacaacaacagaacACAGCCTGCCCAACCTACGTCTCCTAGGAGATCGCCTGCACCATCTCGTCCTGCAAAGAAAGTTGCtcctccaccaccaacaaagaAAGCAACGTCACCGCCACCCAAAAAGAATGTTgctcctcctcctcctcccCCACCACCTGCATTATCAAAACCTAAATTCCCTACTTACAAAGCAATGTTTGACTATGATGGTTCTGTACCAGGGTCGGTTGCATTGACCAAGGATACTATATATTACGTCACCCAAGTTAACGGAAAATGGGGATTGGTCAAGACCATGGATGAAACACAAGAAGGTTGGTCACCAATAGACTACTTACAGGAATGCTCTTCCAATGCAAATAATGTTTattcaaactcaaacaCATCCGCTCCTTCAAATCCCGTCAGCACTGCCAGCTCCAATACAAACACCACTCAAGCTACAACTGCGCTGAGTGGAAGCTTGGGCAATGGATTAGCTGATGCTTTGAAGGCTAAAAAGACCGAAGAAACTAGTTTAGCAGGCTCGCTTGCAGATGCATTGAGAAAGAGACAAGGCGCAACAAGAGACGACAGTGATGtagaggaagaagaagatgatgattggTAA
- a CDS encoding Srb8 RNA polymerase II mediator complex subunit, which yields MTSKLKSKNKLLSSHKKSSLTKSSTKDELLALKYSMDRPSLPIYALEDTSKIDVLGSKGVEEEVKDSLEYTYPDFIPWKDHTQTSKGKQEPDHQQPDEHTYLSKGYFEAPHVGNEYYSGRNLVSATLFQSNENCLTVVNELSRFLTNAYKSRNENINKIRYNAGHFKIPQKVTLTASKRDNWLNELSNPNVPLKKIGEKIPHGIRSRVLIDLLCTRSTPINRALWFTKCVLFSELLALRRKYQSRISAELNSPEKFELHWLQEWTQQVAGYVVKVAQDMMHVSEISTKEYYMKKLSYLREFISSLYVETLLDKPYFLSLLLKPLREGFPLDSDAVSDLIRTRQIDDEENYDVSIQDELQFEIDYGQRFASLVWIKTFWNDITAIDYLAKELSESLLLNHFYLTKLSQYPKWFLPEHLRENLTNSLRDMVVYLFKRNTNIFVIPNNWALTNESLATILAQEMLSLPPAESKKLADQLELINYRNESLIINLSKSKTIVLSGSDRPQSSINLANGNMQVTGGDNRYRGTLSKTFKILEDLDHLRVNEKLAQQLQPRIGIQSNENWKQNLKTVLFWCVSPWRYSEFQNESILIVCNFLKRSLSVQVEKSVKVEFESEILECIFTILESNAGFVDSKKLYILVNELYQLKMITIASYIRKLIASGVFFTTSNESQSLLGTNISTQNHLHCLMNLPVLNNKQCDSILRKWTAEGLNFKEAFESMKQQLSSMILDRVFSNKDINLSPRFEEQWNSFRVGLKFLLVNWLTDEFKARLVSSPKLVVFTQDILAKLYKFYAISDNLPVFFKIVVQVILRNESRMAILYLDGLYFISRLIMRHFKLLKQFSDSSNRSTVANLFRLIMQNYKDLSQREFVIYNFQQVWSFIDAVTEKDVSPSRKRKWDVGSDFTYYGIPSRRRDNFETPMQIQSVDLAFDHTPRLAGSYSLDDFRNDLTALRTTKITPLRESEVKELKIIVDNTSHESLLSKWFSKAGTISESSEIAIVKLWKHFTIDVAQERVDKIIKSTLNEILHSESELKLKVLMIKKLVVYDIVVLKEVLSLLDKIEYESLLHQMLLEPNFSENSALTASQYQLYNTSVHLFKEKNKQQYSRLVLSGLGTGNLQNNDYFLNHKEWLKRFLSQGLVTHGEQMFKEVFVGMSRDNCLELLNLCLHRSEKSHIRTFPNFEESIEEINEFNLPFYQVLLCVLSLTLDTGDKDATKTSWEELIKIFSRKTKSTGDFESFIFGSLFYWVPWEHKLIVLEILEETMFSQQNLNNAPMALTLDGIDISRVIVGFIDIFLSTLVNTVASPPSFVSKFKELLARIENQVNGDLPEKDQSAFNTLLSIILKVIIIHKPSLCTFIAKNINDELAENLVRTLIQILDSKYMKSQNQKLRVLFHDLLLLMKTSVNEEVTTSTEQSLHQQHNLDESPQKEPIIMESLATASQVQRLFAIPELDEENPFKDTFNDDSIKCAIMLDKKELIHGGDANHINDSNLKLQIPKTDSLNIPAFVGNMLSNEKNEDHEDSQSRTYVRPFILRSYELLEDTSYSLNDGCINLSLFNSYVSKENPP from the coding sequence ATGACAAGCAAActcaaaagcaaaaacaaGCTACTATCCTCGCATAAGAAATCACTGCTAACTAAATCATCCACCAAAGATGAGTTGTTGGCATTGAAATACCTGATGGACCGACCAAGCCTACCTATATATGCACTTGAGGATACATCCAAAATTGACGTTTTGGGCTCAAAAGGTGTCGAAGAAGAAGTGAAGGACTCTCTTGAATATACATATCCAGATTTTATACCATGGAAGGATCATACACAGACTTCAAAGGGCAAACAGGAACCAgatcatcaacaaccagATGAACATACCTACTTGAGTAAAGGCTACTTCGAGGCTCCCCATGTCGGCAATGAATACTACTCTGGTAGAAATTTGGTCCTGGCTACTTTATTCCAGTCTAACGAAAATTGCTTGACCGTTGTTAACGAACTCTCTCGGTTTCTCACTAACGCCTACAAGTCCagaaatgaaaatattaACAAAATACGATATAATGCTGGTCATTTTAAAATACCTCAAAAGGTTACGCTTACTGCTTCAAAACGAGACAACTGGCTTAATGAATTAAGCAATCCAAACGTaccattgaaaaaaattggggAGAAAATTCCACATGGAATTAGAAGTAGAGTTCTCATTGATTTGCTTTGCACAAGATCTACACCCATAAACAGAGCTTTGTGGTTTACAAAATGCGTTTTGTTTAGCGAACTTTTGGCATTGAGGCGAAAGTACCAATCGAGGATTTCTGCTGAGCTCAATCTGCctgaaaagtttgaattgCATTGGTTACAAGAATGGACTCAACAAGTAGCTGGGTACGTGGTTAAAGTTGCACAAGATATGATGCATGTCTCTGAAATTCTGACGAAAGAGTATTacatgaaaaaattgagttACCTTCGTGAGTTTATCCTGTCTTTGTATGTCGAAACATTATTAGACAAACCttattttctttcattGTTATTGAAGCCACTTAGAGAAGGGTTTCCTCTTGATTCAGATGCAGTTAGTGACTTGATAAGGACGAGACAGATtgacgatgaagagaaCTACgatgtttcaattcaagaCGAACTACAATTCGAAATAGACTATGGGCAGCGATTTGCATCGTTGGTTTGGATTAAAACGTTCTGGAATGACATAACTGCCATAGACTATTTGGCAAAGGAGTTGAGTGAGCTGTTATTGCTAAACCATTTTTACCTAACTAAATTATCCCAGTACCCGAAATGGTTCTTGCCCGAGCACTTGAGAGAAAACTTGACAAATTCATTGCGTGATATGGTAGTTTACCTTTTCAAACGTAATACAAACATTTTTGTCATACCAAATAATTGGGCGTTGACCAATGAGTCGTTGGCTACTATTTTAGCACAGGAAATGCTCAGCTTGCCTCCAGCTGAGCTGAAAAAGTTGGCTGATCAACTTGAGCTAATCAACTACCGAAATGAAAGCTTAATTATCAATTTAAGTAAGTCCAAAACTATCGTATTGTCAGGCTCTGACAGACCACAACTGTCTATTAACTTAGCCAATGGAAACATGCAAGTTACAGGTGGTGATAATAGGTATAGAGGGACACTCAGCAAAACTTTTAAAATCTTGGAGGACTTGGACCATCTTCGAGTCAATGAAAAACTTgctcaacaattgcaaccTCGTATTGGTATTCAAAGCAATGAAAATTGGAAgcaaaatttaaaaacaGTCCTTTTCTGGTGCGTCTCTCCTTGGCGATACAGcgaatttcaaaatgaaagCATATTGATTGTGTGTAATTTTTTGAAGAGATCATTGTCTGTCCAAGTCGAAAAATCAGTTAAAGTGGAATTTGAGAGTGAAATTTTAGAATGTATCTTTACCATCTTAGAATCAAATGCTGGATTTGTTGATAGCAAAAAGCTTTATATTTTGGTTAATGAGCTATAccagttgaagatgattacAATTGCATCTTATATCAGAAAGTTAATTGCCTCGGGCGTCTTTTTCACAACGTCTAATGAGTCTCAGTCTCTATTGGGTACTAATATTAGCACccaaaatcatcttcattgctTGATGAACTTGCCGGTGCTAAATAACAAGCAGTGTGATAGTATTTTGCGCAAATGGACAGCTGAGGGTTTAAACTTCAAAGAAGCTTTTGAACTGatgaaacaacaattgctgTCAATGATTTTAGACAGAGTGTTCAGTAACAAAGACATAAATTTGTCTCCTCGGTTTGAGGAACAATGGAACTCTTTTCGTGTTGGCTTGAAGTTTTTGCTTGTCAATTGGTTGACAGACGAGTTCAAAGCGAGACTTGTTTCTTCACCGAAGCTTGTTGTATTCACTCAAGACATTTTAGCAAAATTATACAAGTTTTATGCCATTTCCGATAACCTTCCTGTTTTTTTTAAGATTGTTGTTCAGGTAATTCTTAGGAACGAAAGTAGAATGGCAATATTGTATCTTGATGGACTTTATTTCATTTCAAGGTTAATAATGAGacatttcaaacttttgaagCAATTTTCTGACTCATCTAATAGATCTACTGTTGCAAACCTTTTCCGCCTAATCATGCAAAACTACAAGGATTTGAGCCAACGAGAATTTGTTATTtacaattttcaacaagtgTGGAGTTTCATTGATGCGGTCACTGAGAAGGATGTGTCTCCTTCTAGGAAACGAAAGTGGGATGTCGGTTCGGATTTTACTTATTATGGAATTCCATCTAGAAGAAGggataattttgaaacgCCAATGCAAATACAATCCGTTGATTTGGCATTCGACCACACACCTAGGTTGGCAGGCAGCTACAGTTTGGATGATTTCAGAAATGATTTGACGGCGTTGAGAACTACGAAAATCACACCATTGAGAGAGTCAGAAGTGAAGGAGTTGAAAATCATTGTGGATAATACAAGTCACGAATCGCTCTTGAGTAAATGGTTTAGCAAAGCAGGTACGATTTCTGAATCGTCAGAGATAGCCATAGTGAAACTTTGGAAACACTTTACAATTGATGTCGCTCAAGAGAGAGTTGATAAGATCATAAAGTCAACTTTGAACGAAATTCTACACTCCGAAAGTGAGTTAAAGCTTAAGGTTCTCATGATCAAAAAGTTGGTTGTATATGACATAGTTGTGCTCAAGGAAGTTCTTTCGCTCTTAGACAAGATAGAATACGAGCTGCTTTTACATCAAATGCTTTTGGAGCCCAACTTTTCGGAAAACTCCGCTTTGACTGCTTCCCAGTACCAACTTTATAACACTAGTGTTCACTTATTCAAGGAGAAGAATAAGCAGCAATATTCACGTTTGGTTTTAAGTGGTTTAGGAACTGgaaatttgcaaaataatGATTACTTCCTTAACCACAAAGAGTGGTTGAAGCGATTTTTGAGTCAAGGTTTAGTTACCCACGGAGAGCAGATGTTTAAAGAGGTCTTCGTTGGTATGAGTCGAGATAATTGCTtagaattgttgaatttgtgtTTGCACCGATCAGAAAAATCTCACATCAGAACATTTCCTAATTTCGAGGAGAGCATTGAAGAGATCAATGAGTTCAATTTACCGTTTTATCAAGTGCTACTCTGTGTTTTGTCATTGACCTTGGACACAGGAGACAAAGATGCCACCAAGACTAGTTGggaagaattgatcaagatcTTTTCGCGCAAGACAAAATCCACAGGGGATTTTGAAAGCTTTATCTTTGGAAGTTTGTTTTATTGGGTTCCATGGGAACATAAATTGATAGTGTTGGAGATTCTTGAGGAGACAATGttttctcaacaaaatctcAACAATGCGCCAATGGCCCTAACTTTGGATGGTATTGATATATCTAGAGTTATTGTTGGCTTTATTGACATATTTTTGTCCACCTTAGTCAACACAGTAGCGTCGCCACCCTCATTTGTCTCCAAGTTTAAAGAATTGTTAGCAAGGATAGAAAACCAAGTCAATGGTGATTTGCCTGAAAAGGATCAGAGCGCTTTTAATACTCTTTTGTCGATTATTTTAAAGGTTATCATTATACACAAGCCGTCCCTTTGTACCTTCATCGCCAAGAACATAAACGACGAGCTTGCAGAAAACCTTGTGAGAACGTTGATTCAGATATTGGACTCAAAGTATATGAAGAGCCAAAATCAGAAGTTGAGAGTACTTTTCCACGAtcttttgttattgatgaaaacCTCAGTAAATGAAGAAGTGACGACGTCGACTGAACAAAGTTTGCACCAGCAACATAATTTGGACGAAAGCCCACAAAAAGAGCCAATAATTATGGAGCTGTTAGCTACTGCATCTCAGGTGCAACGGTTGTTTGCCATTCCCGAACTCGATGAAGAAAACCCATTCAAGGATACTTTCAACGACGACTCAATTAAATGTGCAATAATGCTTGACAAGAAAGAGTTGATCCATGGCGGAGATGCGAACCATATTAACGACAGTAATCTCAAGTTACAGATTCCCAAGACGGATTCGTTGAATATACCTGCGTTTGTGGGTAACATGTTAAGTAACGAGAAGAATGAGGATCACGAGGACAGCCAATCGAGAACGTATGTTCGTCCGTTCATATTAAGAAGCTACGAATTGCTTGAAGATACTAGCTATTCTTTGAATGATGGTTGTATCAACTTGCTGTTATTTAACTCGtatgtttcaaaagaaaaccCACCATAG
- a CDS encoding Zrg17 protein (S. cerevisiae homolog ZRG17 has zinc ion transmembrane transporter activity, has role in zinc ion transport and localizes to endoplasmic reticulum): MKMSREQEFDEVSSVASEVGETVQPQEIPTIIESKHSEPSIETQTDDDIHQNKQSEKARDLSFLASANFSTDSLNDSPQDTTFQFGNTQMSPSPRRYSNSSLNKSPRLSYSGQQIRSRPLSAFLLDSGNSISEDGNPLPFENSPRSRDSFTFGLNSNQIPFFDRGSQSQSNYTSNIRPPSPTRSTSPVRTSRHYRSKSPVRRSSSPKKSNPFNFQPQEIMLNHNGSNQSLQVKPAHRKGHKYKHSSVSMNLFQEPPPMSANEQQLKAIPDSYPVPNYKEALASVSKQQKSRLIWALGHFSLSIVIFVIGFKYGFSSLATLAHLVFYDSLGSLFIVLVDIMSNFEVWNSSSIAYPFGLERIEVLVGFALSASLLMLSFDLFSHFVEEFILSLISHDEHSDHEHLSHHVHEGHGNTTTNILPYEMILIFTLAVSLVSSNFILAYDRINEMLNSPENVPAKTSVAPIVVSLENENTLGQRVLKILEVWRNYPTHMITVTYAIFLIVLPSIPQAFVKELAYDVNKCATILVACLLFYNGLNLVKSLGGILLCSFPYSNYEYSVLKSKIKQDVLSLECFRDGFLIDKLFITKFNYQLYIIGVSISMKGADSDEEVRMRFEVNRIIRKEMLVLDNNKREHELEVTIDINRF; the protein is encoded by the coding sequence ATGAAAATGAGCAGGGAGCAGgagtttgatgaagtgTCAAGTGTAGCCTCAGAAGTGGGAGAGACGGTACAACCCCAGGAAATACCAACCATAATTGAATCGAAACACTCAGAACCTAGTATAGAAACACAAACAGATGATGACATACATCAGAACAAGCAATCGGAGAAAGCTAGGGATTTGAGTTTCTTGGCCAGTGCAAACTTCTCAACGGATTCTTTAAATGATAGCCCACAAGATACTACCTTTCAATTCGGTAACACCCAGATGAGTCCGTCTCCTAGAAGGTATTCGAACTCCTCATTAAACAAATCGCCAAGACTATCTTACTCGGGGCAACAGATAAGATCAAGGCCATTATCTGCATTTCTTTTGGATTCAGGAAATTCCATTTCTGAGGACGGGAATCCACTTCCATTTGAGAATTCGCCTAGATCAAGAGATTCCTTCACATTCGGCCTTAATTCGAATCAGATCCCGTTTTTTGATCGAGGCTCGCAAtctcaatcaaattataCACTGAATATTCGTCCTCCCTCACCAACGAGATCAACTTCACCTGTTAGAACCAGCAGGCACTATAGGTCGAAATCTCCAGTGAGAAGATCTTCATCTCCCAAGAAGCTGAACCCCTTCAATTTTCAGCCTCAAGAGATCATGCTAAACCACAATGGgtcaaatcaatctttACAAGTAAAGCCGGCTCATAGGAAAGGTCACAAGTACAAACATTCATCAGTGtcaatgaatttatttCAGGAGCCACCGCCAATGAGTGCAAATGAACAGCAATTGAAGGCTATTCCTGATCTGTATCCAGTGCCGAACTACAAAGAGGCATTGGCCTCTGTAAGCAAGCAACAAAAATCCAGGCTCATTTGGGCTTTGGGCCATTTTAGCTTATCCATTGTCATCTTTGTGATTGGCTTTAAATATGGATTTAGTTCGCTAGCCACTTTAGCACATTTAGTATTTTATGACTCGTTAGGGTCTTTATTTATTGTTTTAGTTGATATTATGTCAAATTTCGAAGTTTGGAATAGTTCTTCGATAGCTTACCCCTTCGGGTTGGAACGTATTGAAGTATTGGTGGGTTTTGCATTGAGTGCTTCGCTCTTGATGCTCAGCTTTGACTTGTTCAGTcactttgttgaagagtttATTTTGTCATTAATATCACATGACGAGCACCTGGACCATGAACACTTGTCACACCATGTTCACGAAGGGCACGGAAATACAACCACAAATATATTACCCTATgaaatgatattgatattCACACTAGCGGTGTCATTGGTTTCTTCTAATTTTATCCTTGCTTATGACAGAATTAatgaaatgttgaataGTCCTGAAAACGTTCCAGCAAAGACTAGTGTTGCGCCGATTGTTGTGTCTCTcgaaaatgaaaatacGTTAGGCCAGAGggtgttgaaaattttggagGTTTGGAGAAATTACCCTACTCATATGATCACTGTCACTTATGCAATATTTCTCATCGTCCTTCCACTGATACCACAGGCTTTTGTTAAGGAGTTGGCTTATGATGTGAATAAATGTGCCACCATACTAGTAGcatgtttgttgttttataATGGTTTAAACCTAGTCAAATCCTTAGGTGGAATACTTCTTTGCTCATTTCCGTACTCAAACTACGAGTATAGCGTATTGAAGtctaaaatcaaacaagatgTTCTATCTTTAGAATGCTTTAGAGACGggtttttgattgataagTTATTTATCACAAAATTTAATTACCAATTGTACATAATTGGGGTATCGATAAGCATGAAAGGTGCTGATTCAGACGAAGAGGTTCGGATGAGGTTTGAAGTGAATAGAATCATTCGAAAAGAGATGCTAGTATTGGACAATAATAAGAGGGAGCATGAGTTGGAAGTCACTATTGATATTAACAGATTTTAG